The Candidatus Margulisiibacteriota bacterium nucleotide sequence TTCCCGACACGCAATAATTACCAAATATGCACCATGTAGGACTTGAACCTACAACCAACTGATTAAGAGTCAGCTGCTCTGCCAATTGAGCTAATGGTGCATATTTGGTTTTCAATGAACGTCGGGATCCCGCCGGTTCCACTATTATTATACCTTATAATGATCGGCGGGAGAACCTTCAACCAACTGATTAAGAGTCAGCTGCTCTGCCAATTGAGCTAATGGCGCATATAATAAAATGGGCGAGAGAGGATTTGAACCTCCAAGCCTTACGGCACATGGTCCTAAGCCATGCGTGTCTGCCAGTTCCACCACTCGCCCTCGTGGATAGGAAACGGGCCCGAGAGGGATCGAACCTCCGACCTACGGATTAGAAATCCGTTGCTCTATCCAACTGAGCTACGGGCCCAGCGCCATGCAACAACTAACGACACGTTCGTCCTACGGACTCACTACAACCAACAACTGATTATCATAAAATGATAAGTTGTCAGTTGTAGGCCCGACATACGTCGGGCCATGTTGTCAGTTGGCAGTTAAACAAGCGGGAGACGAGATTCGAACTCGCGACATCCACCTTGGAAGGGTGGCGCTCTACCATCTGAGCTACTCCCGCGCCCAAATTAACCTAGTTTTACATGGGCCCAGGCTTATGCTTTGAACGTACTGCCGCTTTTGTTCATCCACATCGCGAACAGGATCAGCAGCAGGCCGACGGTAACGATGATTGTCTTGATCTCAAAGCCCAGGTTCTGCACGGTGAGCGGCAGGACCAGGATCGCAACCAGGTTCATCACCTTGATCAATGGATTGAGAGCCGGACCGGCGGTGTCTTTGAACGGATCGCCGACGGTATCGCCAATGACGGAAGCTTTGTGGGCTTCGCTCCCTTTGCCGCCATGCAAGCCCATTTCGATCACTTTTTTAGCATTGTCCCAGATCGCGCCGGAGTTGGAGAGGAGTACTGCCATGATCTGGCCGACCAGGATCGCCCCGACCAGGAAACCGCCTAACGCCGCGGTGCCGAAAGCAAAGGCGACGATGATCGGAGAGACGACCGCCAGGATCGCCGGGCCGACTAATTCTCTCTGCGCGGCAAGAGTGACGATATCAACGCATTTATCGTATTCCGGTTTGTTCTTTCTTTGCATAATGCCGGGGATCTCGCGGAACTGACGGCGGACCTCTTCCACGACGGTGATCGCGGCTTTACTGACCGCTCTGATCAGGAACGAGGAGAAGAGGACCGGGACCGAGCCGCCGATCAAAAGACCGATAAAAACATCGGGTGAATTGATCTGAATGCCGGTCGCGATCAAACCGCCTTCTTCCACAAAGGAGCGGAAAAGGGCGATAGCGGCAATAACCGCGGTCGCGATGGCAAAACCCTTGGTCAGCGCTTTGGTCGTGTTGCCGACCGCGTCAAGCTTGGAAACGATCTTTTCGGCCCGGCTCCCCTGTCCACGATAGGTGCCGGACATCTCAAAAATGCCGTTGGCGTTATCGGCGATCGGGCCGTAGGTGTCCATCGCCAGGATGAAACCGGTGGTGGTCAAAAGTCCCAGGCCGGCCAGCGCGACACCGTATGCCGATAAAGCGATATTTCCGCCAAAGATCGCCATGGAGGCGAAAATAGTGGCGGCGATGGCGACGATTGCCCAGAAGGATGATTCAAGCCCGAGGCCGAAACCGGTCAGGATCGTGGTCGCGGACCCGGTGTTGGCCGAATGCGCGGTCTCTTTGACCGGCCGGTGTTCGGTATGCGTAAAGTAATTGGTCATGGCTTCAATGGAGATCGCCAGGATGATGCCGACCAGTGTGGCCAGCGAGAAGCGCCAGTCGGGGAGGCCGGTCTTTGGATCTTTCAAATAGAAGTAATTGACGGTCACAAAGCCGATGATCGAAGCGATCGCCGCGACATAGAAGCCGAAGTTGATAGGTTTCATCGGGTCGCCGATCTCTTCGGTATCTTCCCCGCGGACTGCCCAGGTCCCGATGATCGAGGCGAAAACCCCGATCGCCCGGACAAGCAAGGGATAAATGATCAGCTTGAGCGCCATCAGCGAAGCCGCGGCGCCGTAGTAGAGCTGAAAGCTCTTGTCGGCCAGAGTGGCTGCGCCGAGAATAATTGCCGCGACAAGCGTGACCTCATAGCTTTCAAAAACGTCGGCCGCCATACCGGCGCAGTCTCCGACATTGTCGCCAACGTTGTCGGCGATGACCGCCGCGTTGCGGGCGTCGTCTTCAGGGATATTCTGTTCGACTTTACCGACGAGATCGGCCCCGACGTCAGCCGCTTTGGTGTAGATCCCGCCGCCGATCCTCATGAATAAGGCGACCAAACATCCGCCAAAACCGAAGCCAACCAGGACTTTCATCGCGTTCTCGCGGAAGATCAGGAAGATCACCGTCGCGCCAAGCAGACCAAAGCCGACGGTGAACATGCCGGAAACCGTGCCGGCCTGGAAGGCGACTTCCAGCGCTTTTTTGAAGCTGGTGAGGGCGGCGTTAGCGACGCGGACATTGGCCCGGACCGCCAGGCTCATGCCGACATAGCCGGCGCCGGCCGAAGCGATCGAACCAAGCAGGAAGGCGATCGCGATCCCCAGCGGGAGGGTCGGATTACCGGCGTAGACCGGCAGATAAATAAAGAAAAGGGCGATACTGATCAAGGCGATGAAAATCCCCATGACCTTGAATTGGCGGGCCAGATAGGCGCTGGAGCCGTCCTGGATCGCTTTGGCGACCTCAACCATTTCTTTGGAGCCGGCCGGTGCGTCAAGCACCTTCCAGGCAAGATAGATCCCGTATAAAATAGCCAGGATAGCGGAACCGAAGACAAACCAGAGCAGATTCATTTCAAGCATACGCAGGGCCGGAAGCACAACATTAGATTCAGACATTTTTTTACCCCTTTCCTTTATGTAAATATTGCTTCAGTCGAAGCAGTTGCCATTTTAACAAAAATAGGAGAAAAAAACAACAGAAGATGGGAAAAGAGGAGTAAAAATCGGGGTGATAGGATTTGAACCTACGGCCTTCCCGGTCCGACCGGGACGCTCTACCAGGCTGTAGCTAAAAAATCGGGGTGATAGGATTTGAACCTACGGCCTCCTGGTCCCAAACCAGGCGCTCTACCAAGCTAAGCTACACCCCGATTTTAAGTTAGTTTATCATTAATTATAGACGTGGTCAAACCTGATGAAATAAAATGAGTGAAATTTTTACTGTTGGGGTACGATAATTGGATGGCTGGAATATTCGTGACTTGCTCGATCTGATTACCCTCACCGGAATCAACCTGCTAGACGGTATTTCAGCCTTTTACTATTATACCCCGTTTTGGCCTGTAAGTCAAGGAAGAGCGAGGGGAGGGTTATTTCCCTTTTTCGATGAATTCTCTGGCTGAAGTGGCTGCAATTGCCCCATCCGCAGCGGCGGTGACAACCTGGCGAAGAAGTTTTGCTCTGACGTCGCCGGCGGCAAAGATCCCCAGTGCGGAGGTTTTCATGTTTTCATCAGTAATGATAAAGCCGCGCTCGTCAAGCTTGACCACCCCTTTGACCGCATCAATGTTGGGATGGTAACCGATGTAAACAAAGACCCCGTTGGCCGGCACGGTCAGTTTTTTCTTTGAAAGCAGGTCCAGAATGACGATCCCATTGACGACCTTGTCTCCGACGATCTCTTGCACGGTTGAATTCCAATGAAAATAGATCTTGGGATGGCTTTGCGCTTTTTCGGCGACTATCCGGTCGGCCCGGAGTTTGTCGCGGCGATGGACGATCGTTACCTTGCTGGCGTATCGCGTCAGGAAAAGGGCTTCTTCTACGGCGGAATTGCCGCCGCCGACCACAACGACCGATTTGTCCTGGTAAAAAGCACCGTCGCAAACCGCGCAATAGGAGACTCCCCGTCCGGTAAAGGCCTCTTCTCCCGGAATGCCGAGTTTGGCCGGGTCCGAGCCGGTCGCGATGATCACCGATTTGCCGAAATAGCTTTTACCGTCAATAATGACTTCCCGGTTCCGCTTGCCGTTCTTGACCTGGACCGCTTTTCCCCAGACGATCTGTGGAGATAGCTTTTTGACCTGGCTTTCCAGGCGCTGGCCAAGCTCCTGGCCGGAGATCCCGTCCGGGAATCCGGGATAGTTGTCGATCTTGAAGGTCGTGGTCGCCAGTCCCCCCAGGATCATTTTTTCCACCAGCAGGACATTTAGTTTAGAGCGGAGAGCGTATAGGGCCGCCGTCAGTCCGGCCGGTCCGCCGCCGACAATTATTGCGTCGTACGCTTTATCTTCTTCAATTATGATCGCCTGTTGCGGTTTGGGTTGGGTTTTAATTATCATTTTATTTATTGATCACCAGTTTGCTTTTTCCGACCAGCGATATTTTCTGTTCTTTGAGCGAGACCATGACCTGATCGCTGGTCAGCTTGTTAGTCCCTTGTTCCGCTTTGGCATTACCGGAGAGGACGATTTGCTGGTCTTCGGTAAAATAGTCGGCTTTATCTCCCCAGGCCTTGATGTCGCGGAAGCTGATAGTGACTTCAGTGGAGAGCTTTAGCTTCTTTTTTTGCTGGTAATATTGGATGTTTTTCGCTGTGATGTATGCATCATGCCATCTGATCCTGGGATTGCCGATCGCGGTAAAAATATCCTGGCTTCCGGTGATCTCAAAAGATTCGGCCTCCAGGGTTGCCGGGATCGAGCCGGCAGGGCCAATGATGATCCTGGGGGAGCCGCTTAGCTCCATTTTTTTGAACTCAACATCGCCGCTTAAGGTCTCGGCGTAAGCGGCGGCGTCACCTTTGTTCAGCATGATCCCTCCCTGACAAACAAGTTTTTGGTCGGCCAGGCGCCAGCGGAGGTTTTTGGCCTTGAACCAGTAACCAAGTCCTTTTTTATATTCTTTGGGGAAAGAGAAGAAAGAGAACTTGCCGGCCCGGATCGAACTGACGAGCTGGTCGATCTTTCCTTCGGACGCGATGTCGTATCCGACCGGGTTGTCAAGATAGATCTCTTTTTTGTCTTTTTCCCAGAGGGCGGCGGGGGAGGAGAATTTTAAGACCGCTTTCCCTTTATTAAAAAATGTCCCTTCAACATTTTGCAGGGCGGCGAGACCGGCGTTTTTATTGAGCATTCCGGTGTCGGCCTCGAGCTGCCAGTATTTGACCCCGTTGACGACCTCTTCGACAGTGACTTTTTTAAAGATCAGGTCGGCCTTTTTTTCCTGCTCCTTGAGCGAATTATAGATTCGTCCGGAAACATCCTCTTTGGGGACAAAAAGAGCCCAGTAGAAGATCCAGATGAAGAAAATGATGGCTAAGATTGGGAGCAGGCGTTTCATTGTTTTAGTAACCCAGGGCGCGTAGCCTAACCGCTTCCATTGTTTCCAGAAACCCTTTCCATTTGTCCCCTTTGCGGTTGTACCCTTCGCCGAGCAGAAGATGGAGGGCGGCAACGTTGCTGTCGATCGCCAGGCCCTTCTTGGTCGCGGCCATGGCGGTCTCGGTCTCGCCAAGCTCGCCGTAGATCAGGGCGAGATAGCCGTAGGCCCAGACGTTATATGGGTCGATCTTGATGACATTGTCCAGTTCCCTGATCGCTTCCCTTTTACGTTCGTTGAAATAATAGGCAAAGGCGAGGCGGAAGCGGAGCCGCCAGTCGCCTGGGTCCTCGGTCACTTTTTTCTCGTATAGTTCCAATCCTTTTTTCTTGAAGCCAGGGTCAAGCTCCACGGTTTTTTTGAGGTTGTTCCAGCCGTCTTGCAGGTTGTTGGTGTAGGCCATGGTAATTGCCAGGTCAAAACGGGTGCCTGGATCGTTAGGATTGGCCCGGACCGCTTCTTGCTTGGTGTTTAATTCTTTTTGGAGCTCTGGGGTGATCCGCCAGGCGATTGACGGCAAAGCCGTAAGTAGTAAGCAGTAAGCGGCAAGCAAAAACAAACCAAGTGTTTTTAAACTCATTTTTTACCTCCCAGGATTTTAGCGACAATGTTGGTGGTTGAGCGCCCCTTGATCGGGGGGATAACGACGACTTTTCCGCCCAGCGACTCCACGATCTTTTTTTCGGGAAGATCGTTGATCTTGTAATCCCCCCCCTTGACGTGAACGTTGGGGGAGACCGCTTTGATCAGGTTATCCGGACGCAGATCGCTGAATATGATAACGTAATCGACGCATTCCAGAGAGGCGAGGATCTCCGCCCGCTCCATTTCCGAAACATACGGGCGGCTCGGTCCTTTGAGCGCGGCGACTGATTTGTCGCTGTTGACCCCTACGATCAGGACGTCTCCCAGTTTTTTGGCTTCCCGCAGGTAGCGGACATGGCCGAGATGGAGAAGGTCGAAGCAGCCGTTGGTGAAGACCACTTTCAGCCCTTCGTTTTTGAGGTTCCGGGCGATCGGGGCGATCTCCTGGCGGGATTTGATCTTTCTGGTGATCGGCTCGTGTCCGGCCAGGGCTTCTTCGAGCTCTTCCCTGAAACAGGGGGCGGTCCCGATCTTGCCGACCACTACCGAGCCGGCAAAGTTGGACAGCAAGGTCGCTTCTTTCATGGAGGCTCCGGCGGCCAGGGTCAGGGCGATAGTGGCAATAACCGCGTCTCCCGCTCCGGTAATGTCAAAAACCTCACGTGGTACAGCTGGAAAGGTTTTGGCATCTTTGTTGTCAAACAGGGTCATGCCGTCGCGTCCCCGAGTGATCAGGGCAAAACGGCTTTTGGCTTTTTTTATGATCGCTTTTCCGGCGGCAAGCAGGGTGGCGTCATCTTTAATATCGATCCCGGAGGCGACGGTCGCTTCCCGAAGGTTGGGGGTAATGATCGTCACTCCGGCATATTTGGCGTAATCGGCTCCTTTCGGATCAACTGCGACCGCTTTTTTGTTGGCGCGGGCAAATTTAATGGCGGCCTGGCAGATCGTCTTGGTAACCAGCCCTTTTTCATAATCAGAAATGATAACCGCGTCAACGCGGGGGATCAATTCTTTTAGCCGTTTGATGATCTGCTGGGTCAGGAGGGGGGAGAGGATCGATTTATCTTCCCGGTCGACCCGGACAACATGTTGCGAAGCGGCAATGATCCGCGATTTTAAAATTGTTGGCCTGATATCGTCAGAAATAATGTAATTGGTAGAGATCCCGATCTTCTTTAGCGCGTTAAGCAGTTTTTCTCCGGAACTATCCCGGCCGATCAGCCCGACCAGGTAGGGTGTTGCCCCCAGCGCGGCAATATTGGCGGCGACGTTGCCGCATCCCCCCGGAACGTGGGTCGTTTTCTTGACATCGGCAATGGGGACCGGCGCTTCGGGAGAGATCCGGGAGACAGAGCTCCAAATATGTTCGTCAAGCATCAAGTCGCCGACGATCAGGATCTTTTTGCCGGTAAAACCAGGGATATATTTTTTTAGATTATCCACAGCAAACTCCTTGTGACGGTCGGGGCTAGTTTACCATATTACTGGTCGACTATCCAAGCCGCCGCTTCGGTCAGATCTTTGGCAATGTGGTTAGCCGGTTGTTTTAATTTGGATCTGGATTCCGTGCCGACTCCGGTCAGGACCAGAATAGTTTTGGTGCCGGCTCCCTGGCCCGCCTCAATGTCGCTCACTTTGTCACCGATCATGAAAGAACGGTCAAGGTTGACCTGGTTTTCTTTGGCTGCCCTAATAAGCATGCCTGGGGATGGTTTGCGGCATTCGCATTCATCATTATATGGATACACCCCATGGTCGGGATGATGAGGGCAGTAATAGGATGCGTCAAGATGCGCTCCCTGGGCCAGCAAGAGCTTATGCATTGTTTTGTCAATTGTCTGGAGCATATCTTCGGAGAGGAGTCCCCGGGCGACCCCGGATTGGTTGCTGATCACCATGACCAGAAAGCCGGCTTCATTCAACCGCTTGATCCCGTCGATCGCTCCCGGGAGAAATTCGATCTCTTTCGGATTGCTGAGGTAATGAACATCTTTGATGATGGTTCCGTCGCGATCCAGGAAGACCGCTCGTTTTTGCTTTTCCATTAACTTATTATAGCATGACCCGATTGTGCTATAATAGCCAAACTATGTATGCCGCCACGCTGGCCAACATGATCAATGAACTGCAGAAATTGCCGGGGATCGGGCCGAAATCGGCCCAGAGGATCGCCTTTCATCTGTTAGGAAGCACCGAAAAGGGGATCGCTGATCTGTTGGCTTCCATTCGCCTGGCGAAAGAAAGTATTCGCCATTGCTCGGTCTGTTACAACATAACTGATATTGATCCCTGCAAACTCTGCTCCGATACCAGCCGGGACAATTCCGTTCTTTGCGTGGTCGGAGAACCAAAAGACCTGGTAGCGATCGAACGTTCTGGTGTGTATAATGGCAAATACCATGTTTTGGGGGGAGTGATCTCTCCTCTGGATGGGATCGACCCGGAAAGCCTGAGGATCAAAGAATTGCTTACCCGTCTTGGCAAGGAAGGGATCAAAGAGATCGTCCTGGCGGTCAATTCGACGACCGAAGGGGAGGCAACCATTATATATCTGACCAGGCTGATCAAGCCATTGGGGATCAAGCTGACCAGGATCGCGTATGGTCTTCCGGTTGGAGCGGACATGGATTATGCTGATCCGGCGACTCTTTATAAGGCCCTGGAAGGGCGAAGAGAGGTTGTTTCATGATAAATCTATTGCACTGGTACCGGAAAACATGGTGGCAGATCATGGCCAAGCCGATCTATTTTTACGTAAGGCTGAAAGAAGAGAG carries:
- the rfaE1 gene encoding D-glycero-beta-D-manno-heptose-7-phosphate kinase, whose translation is MDNLKKYIPGFTGKKILIVGDLMLDEHIWSSVSRISPEAPVPIADVKKTTHVPGGCGNVAANIAALGATPYLVGLIGRDSSGEKLLNALKKIGISTNYIISDDIRPTILKSRIIAASQHVVRVDREDKSILSPLLTQQIIKRLKELIPRVDAVIISDYEKGLVTKTICQAAIKFARANKKAVAVDPKGADYAKYAGVTIITPNLREATVASGIDIKDDATLLAAGKAIIKKAKSRFALITRGRDGMTLFDNKDAKTFPAVPREVFDITGAGDAVIATIALTLAAGASMKEATLLSNFAGSVVVGKIGTAPCFREELEEALAGHEPITRKIKSRQEIAPIARNLKNEGLKVVFTNGCFDLLHLGHVRYLREAKKLGDVLIVGVNSDKSVAALKGPSRPYVSEMERAEILASLECVDYVIIFSDLRPDNLIKAVSPNVHVKGGDYKINDLPEKKIVESLGGKVVVIPPIKGRSTTNIVAKILGGKK
- the recR gene encoding recombination mediator RecR; the encoded protein is MYAATLANMINELQKLPGIGPKSAQRIAFHLLGSTEKGIADLLASIRLAKESIRHCSVCYNITDIDPCKLCSDTSRDNSVLCVVGEPKDLVAIERSGVYNGKYHVLGGVISPLDGIDPESLRIKELLTRLGKEGIKEIVLAVNSTTEGEATIIYLTRLIKPLGIKLTRIAYGLPVGADMDYADPATLYKALEGRREVVS
- a CDS encoding tetratricopeptide repeat protein, which encodes MSLKTLGLFLLAAYCLLLTALPSIAWRITPELQKELNTKQEAVRANPNDPGTRFDLAITMAYTNNLQDGWNNLKKTVELDPGFKKKGLELYEKKVTEDPGDWRLRFRLAFAYYFNERKREAIRELDNVIKIDPYNVWAYGYLALIYGELGETETAMAATKKGLAIDSNVAALHLLLGEGYNRKGDKWKGFLETMEAVRLRALGY
- a CDS encoding sodium-translocating pyrophosphatase, producing MSESNVVLPALRMLEMNLLWFVFGSAILAILYGIYLAWKVLDAPAGSKEMVEVAKAIQDGSSAYLARQFKVMGIFIALISIALFFIYLPVYAGNPTLPLGIAIAFLLGSIASAGAGYVGMSLAVRANVRVANAALTSFKKALEVAFQAGTVSGMFTVGFGLLGATVIFLIFRENAMKVLVGFGFGGCLVALFMRIGGGIYTKAADVGADLVGKVEQNIPEDDARNAAVIADNVGDNVGDCAGMAADVFESYEVTLVAAIILGAATLADKSFQLYYGAAASLMALKLIIYPLLVRAIGVFASIIGTWAVRGEDTEEIGDPMKPINFGFYVAAIASIIGFVTVNYFYLKDPKTGLPDWRFSLATLVGIILAISIEAMTNYFTHTEHRPVKETAHSANTGSATTILTGFGLGLESSFWAIVAIAATIFASMAIFGGNIALSAYGVALAGLGLLTTTGFILAMDTYGPIADNANGIFEMSGTYRGQGSRAEKIVSKLDAVGNTTKALTKGFAIATAVIAAIALFRSFVEEGGLIATGIQINSPDVFIGLLIGGSVPVLFSSFLIRAVSKAAITVVEEVRRQFREIPGIMQRKNKPEYDKCVDIVTLAAQRELVGPAILAVVSPIIVAFAFGTAALGGFLVGAILVGQIMAVLLSNSGAIWDNAKKVIEMGLHGGKGSEAHKASVIGDTVGDPFKDTAGPALNPLIKVMNLVAILVLPLTVQNLGFEIKTIIVTVGLLLILFAMWMNKSGSTFKA
- the gmhB gene encoding D-glycero-beta-D-manno-heptose 1,7-bisphosphate 7-phosphatase; protein product: MEKQKRAVFLDRDGTIIKDVHYLSNPKEIEFLPGAIDGIKRLNEAGFLVMVISNQSGVARGLLSEDMLQTIDKTMHKLLLAQGAHLDASYYCPHHPDHGVYPYNDECECRKPSPGMLIRAAKENQVNLDRSFMIGDKVSDIEAGQGAGTKTILVLTGVGTESRSKLKQPANHIAKDLTEAAAWIVDQ
- the trxB gene encoding thioredoxin-disulfide reductase encodes the protein MIIKTQPKPQQAIIIEEDKAYDAIIVGGGPAGLTAALYALRSKLNVLLVEKMILGGLATTTFKIDNYPGFPDGISGQELGQRLESQVKKLSPQIVWGKAVQVKNGKRNREVIIDGKSYFGKSVIIATGSDPAKLGIPGEEAFTGRGVSYCAVCDGAFYQDKSVVVVGGGNSAVEEALFLTRYASKVTIVHRRDKLRADRIVAEKAQSHPKIYFHWNSTVQEIVGDKVVNGIVILDLLSKKKLTVPANGVFVYIGYHPNIDAVKGVVKLDERGFIITDENMKTSALGIFAAGDVRAKLLRQVVTAAADGAIAATSAREFIEKGK